The following are encoded in a window of Gloeothece citriformis PCC 7424 genomic DNA:
- a CDS encoding TOMM precursor leader peptide-binding protein, whose product MIKKPQLKNSFRWKQVDSEGIFLLSEKGATFLSNPLFQKLIPLMNGKLTEEEIVEQLRQELPEAYIFYALMELEQKGFIVENEQVLDPNLTLFCESLPVDAKDARNQLQSTGVTLRALGSLSCKNLRDSLERSQIQVTDSGEIEVILTDDYLREELEAINRANLERNRPWMLIKPVGTLLWIGPIFHPQKTGCWECLAQRLRNNRPSEGFIQRHQDTVSPLTPPLVDLPTTQEIALAIATNEILKWILQGENKRLEGVIVTYDTLSLAIQNHILVKRPQCSHCGYLKSKLNRPLPVILGSRQKRFTKNGGHRCISPEETLKRYQHHISPLSGIVRSLEKLPYDCNGLIHIYKTKHHWASMFEDLDTLQKNIGGRSSGKGRTEAQGQASGFCEAIERYSGIFQGDEVRIKSSYHKLGDQAIHPNTCMQFSQSQYDNRETWNAQRTDFFEKVPAPFDEAREIEWTPIWSLTKQEFKYLPTAYCYFGYPKPINPDCWANTNGCAAGNNLEEAILHGFLELVERDSVALWWYNRLQKPKVDLESFNDPYFQAITDYYQSIGRELWVIDLTADLNIPTFAAISRRRDREIQDIIFGFGAHFDPKLALQRAITEITQVLPAVLNANPDGTTKYAISAEPQMLHWWRTATLENQPYLVPNHHLTPKCYFDYAIVWHEDLLEDIKYCQQLVAEKGMEMLVLDQTRPDIGLNVVKVVVPGLRHFWKRLDAGRLYDVPVQMGWIEKPLTEAELNPIPLWM is encoded by the coding sequence ATGATTAAAAAACCACAATTAAAAAATAGCTTCCGTTGGAAACAAGTCGATTCAGAAGGTATTTTTTTATTGTCCGAAAAAGGAGCAACATTCTTAAGTAATCCTTTGTTTCAAAAATTAATCCCTTTGATGAATGGCAAACTGACAGAGGAAGAAATAGTTGAACAACTTCGCCAAGAATTACCAGAAGCTTATATTTTTTATGCTCTGATGGAACTGGAGCAAAAAGGATTTATTGTTGAGAACGAGCAAGTTTTAGACCCAAACCTTACTTTATTTTGCGAGTCTTTGCCTGTGGATGCTAAAGATGCACGCAACCAATTGCAATCAACAGGAGTTACTCTAAGAGCTTTGGGGTCTTTATCGTGTAAAAATTTGAGGGATAGCTTAGAGCGATCACAGATCCAAGTTACCGATAGCGGAGAGATTGAAGTTATTTTAACGGACGATTATTTACGAGAAGAATTAGAAGCAATTAATCGAGCCAATCTGGAAAGAAATCGACCTTGGATGTTGATTAAACCCGTCGGTACGTTGCTTTGGATAGGCCCTATCTTTCATCCTCAAAAAACTGGTTGTTGGGAATGTTTAGCACAGCGATTGCGAAACAATAGACCATCAGAAGGATTTATCCAGAGACATCAAGATACGGTTTCCCCTTTAACGCCACCCCTTGTCGATCTACCAACAACTCAAGAAATAGCTCTGGCAATAGCGACGAATGAGATTCTCAAATGGATTCTCCAAGGAGAAAATAAACGACTCGAAGGAGTAATAGTAACTTACGATACCTTATCTCTAGCCATTCAAAATCACATTCTCGTCAAACGTCCTCAATGTTCCCATTGTGGATACCTCAAATCGAAACTGAATCGGCCTTTACCCGTCATCCTCGGCAGTCGTCAGAAAAGGTTTACAAAGAATGGTGGACATCGTTGTATTTCTCCCGAAGAAACCCTAAAACGCTATCAGCACCATATTAGTCCCCTATCGGGTATTGTGCGTTCTTTGGAAAAACTGCCTTATGATTGTAACGGTCTGATTCATATTTATAAAACCAAACATCATTGGGCTTCTATGTTTGAGGATCTAGATACTTTACAAAAAAATATTGGGGGTAGAAGCTCCGGCAAAGGAAGAACAGAAGCTCAAGGCCAAGCAAGCGGTTTTTGTGAAGCGATCGAGCGTTACTCTGGTATTTTTCAAGGGGATGAAGTCAGAATTAAGAGTAGCTACCATAAACTAGGAGATCAGGCCATTCATCCCAATACTTGTATGCAGTTTAGCCAGTCTCAATATGACAATCGAGAAACTTGGAATGCCCAAAGAACCGATTTCTTTGAGAAAGTTCCGGCTCCTTTTGATGAAGCCAGAGAAATTGAGTGGACTCCCATTTGGTCTTTAACAAAGCAAGAGTTCAAATATTTACCGACAGCTTATTGCTATTTTGGCTATCCTAAACCGATCAATCCTGACTGTTGGGCAAATACCAATGGCTGTGCGGCAGGGAACAACTTGGAAGAAGCAATTTTACACGGTTTTTTAGAATTGGTGGAGCGCGATAGCGTCGCCTTGTGGTGGTACAACCGTCTACAAAAACCGAAAGTAGATCTAGAGAGTTTTAATGACCCTTATTTTCAAGCTATAACCGATTACTATCAATCAATCGGGCGAGAACTTTGGGTTATCGATCTAACAGCAGACCTAAATATACCCACTTTTGCTGCTATTTCTCGGCGGCGCGATCGTGAGATACAAGATATTATTTTCGGCTTTGGGGCCCATTTCGACCCCAAGTTAGCCCTACAAAGAGCCATAACAGAAATCACTCAAGTGCTTCCAGCCGTTTTGAACGCTAACCCCGATGGTACGACTAAATATGCAATTTCGGCTGAACCCCAGATGTTACACTGGTGGAGAACAGCAACCTTAGAAAACCAACCTTACTTAGTGCCCAATCACCACCTTACCCCTAAATGTTACTTTGATTACGCCATCGTCTGGCATGAGGATTTATTAGAAGATATAAAATACTGCCAGCAATTGGTCGCAGAAAAAGGGATGGAAATGCTGGTTCTCGACCAAACACGCCCTGATATCGGTTTAAATGTTGTTAAAGTTGTTGTGCCAGGTTTACGACATTTCTGGAAGCGGTTAGATGCAGGACGGCTTTATGATGTTCCTGTTCAAATGGGTTGGATTGAGAAACCCTTGACTGAGGCAGAACTGAACCCCATACCTCTTTGGATGTAA
- a CDS encoding amidohydrolase family protein, translating to MLNGYRIIDADSHVYEPHSLWKTYLEPAFRDFAPSADLKIQGVSVMNKCSQKLILEGFKQVELSHPHSLAQEFDPASQVQAMYRMGVDIAFVYPTYLAWISGVDTMASQQVGAYVRAYNNWLRDFCSYNPAILKGVGVVNLHDPEVMVSELRRIAEFGWKAVYLRPNPVKGRLLNDPAYEPFWTECEQLDIAVGLHETTHSRVPSAGADRFHSRFALHACSHPMEQMMALLALIEGGVLENHPQLRVGFLESGCGWLPYWLCRLDREYEDLHWEVGDRVKMKPSEYFRRQCFIAVEPSETYLPKLIEELGADNLIFGSDYPHMDHKPDGVADMVALEGQLSKPVLQKIFWDNPKRFYGLMDI from the coding sequence ATGCTAAACGGTTATCGAATCATTGATGCAGATTCCCATGTTTACGAACCCCATTCTCTGTGGAAAACCTATCTTGAACCTGCCTTTCGGGATTTTGCTCCCAGTGCAGATTTAAAGATTCAAGGGGTATCAGTTATGAATAAATGTTCTCAAAAGCTTATCCTAGAAGGATTTAAGCAAGTTGAGCTATCTCACCCTCATTCTTTGGCCCAAGAATTTGACCCAGCATCTCAAGTACAAGCGATGTACCGGATGGGGGTCGATATTGCTTTTGTTTATCCGACCTACCTCGCATGGATTAGTGGTGTTGATACAATGGCCTCTCAACAAGTTGGGGCTTATGTCCGTGCTTACAATAATTGGCTGCGAGATTTTTGCAGTTACAATCCAGCAATATTAAAAGGAGTCGGAGTCGTTAATCTACACGATCCTGAAGTAATGGTTTCCGAATTGCGGCGGATTGCCGAATTTGGCTGGAAAGCTGTTTATTTACGCCCAAACCCTGTTAAGGGAAGATTGCTCAACGATCCGGCTTATGAACCGTTTTGGACAGAATGCGAGCAACTTGACATCGCTGTTGGTCTCCACGAAACAACCCACAGCCGCGTTCCCAGTGCGGGAGCTGATCGCTTTCACTCTCGTTTTGCTCTACACGCTTGTTCCCACCCGATGGAACAGATGATGGCACTATTGGCTTTAATTGAAGGAGGAGTCTTAGAAAACCATCCTCAACTTAGAGTGGGATTCCTGGAATCCGGTTGTGGTTGGCTGCCTTACTGGTTGTGCCGACTCGATCGGGAATACGAAGATTTACACTGGGAAGTCGGCGATCGCGTTAAGATGAAACCTTCAGAGTATTTTCGCCGCCAGTGCTTTATTGCTGTTGAACCTTCTGAAACTTATCTTCCCAAGCTGATCGAGGAACTCGGAGCGGATAATCTTATCTTTGGTTCCGACTATCCCCACATGGATCATAAACCGGATGGGGTTGCCGATATGGTGGCGCTTGAAGGACAGTTATCTAAACCAGTTCTGCAAAAAATTTTTTGGGATAATCCAAAGAGATTCTATGGTTTAATGGATATATAA